A single region of the Bacillus cereus genome encodes:
- a CDS encoding YheC/YheD family protein has protein sequence MVLGLLTSGLHHEQTYYTEIAKRARLYHNVVAQFTPFSIDSKTDLISGLIYDTDTGNWINQTFPIPSYIYDRCHFKEDEEFQQANAIIHSLHKRSSTTFLNNTLINPNDLHNLFLTNKRLSPYVPKIKKGTVQGIFKLLLETRDIIIRPINIHSNENLYRATYKNKTFHVDTINEQHHTSTQFKRTDEFISWCKFHIHASRYMIHPMLQPPNQLSYPIHIRTIMQKNKEQNWEVLGQFIQKDTFPTQFLLSATERSMLHPFPKIKYLLSSTGVQLLKDALHDVVTEVFKTLDQSYSSLFELELSTIMDHKGAIWLMYVNTMPSYEIYTKYNDQLAEQIFHGPLKFSRFTP, from the coding sequence TTGGTTCTTGGTCTTTTAACTTCCGGGCTCCATCACGAGCAAACGTATTACACCGAAATCGCTAAGCGTGCTCGTCTTTATCATAACGTCGTTGCTCAATTCACACCGTTTAGCATTGATTCAAAGACAGATCTTATTTCCGGTCTTATTTACGATACAGATACAGGAAATTGGATAAATCAAACCTTTCCCATTCCTTCATATATATATGATCGTTGTCATTTCAAAGAGGATGAGGAATTCCAACAAGCAAATGCGATTATTCATTCATTACACAAACGTTCTTCCACTACTTTTTTAAACAACACTCTTATTAATCCAAACGATTTGCACAATCTTTTTCTTACTAATAAACGTCTTTCTCCTTACGTACCAAAAATAAAAAAAGGGACAGTACAAGGAATTTTTAAATTACTACTAGAAACAAGAGATATCATTATAAGACCAATCAATATACATTCCAATGAAAATTTATATCGGGCCACTTACAAAAATAAAACATTTCATGTCGATACAATAAATGAACAGCATCATACTTCTACTCAATTCAAACGGACAGATGAATTTATATCATGGTGCAAATTTCACATACACGCATCCCGTTATATGATTCATCCAATGTTACAACCTCCAAATCAACTATCATATCCAATTCATATTCGAACCATTATGCAAAAAAATAAAGAACAGAATTGGGAAGTACTCGGTCAATTTATACAAAAGGATACCTTCCCTACACAATTTTTACTTTCAGCAACAGAACGTTCTATGTTACATCCATTTCCTAAAATTAAATATTTACTTTCTTCAACTGGCGTTCAATTATTGAAAGATGCTTTACATGACGTTGTAACTGAAGTTTTTAAAACACTTGATCAGTCCTATTCTTCATTATTTGAATTAGAGCTTTCTACCATTATGGATCACAAAGGTGCCATTTGGCTTATGTACGTCAATACAATGCCGTCATACGAAATTTACACCAAGTACAACGACCAATTAGCCGAACAAATTTTTCATGGTCCATTAAAGTTTAGCCGATTTACACCATAA